A region of Pan troglodytes isolate AG18354 chromosome 23, NHGRI_mPanTro3-v2.0_pri, whole genome shotgun sequence DNA encodes the following proteins:
- the UPK3A gene encoding uroplakin-3a isoform X2 — protein sequence MPPLWALLALGCLRFGSAVNLQPQLASVTFATNNPTLTTVALEKPLCMFDSKQALTGTHEVYLYVLVDSAVSRNASVQDSTNTPLGSTFLQTEGGRTGPYKAVAFDLIPCSDLPSLDAIGDVSQASQILNAYLVRVGANRTCLWDPNFQGLCNPPLSAATEYRFKYVLVNMSTGLVEDQTLWSDPIRTNQLTPYSTIDTWPGRRSGGMIVITSILGSLPFFLLVGFAGTIALSLVDMGSSDGETTHDSQITQEAVPKSLGASESSYTSVNRGPPLDRAEVYSSKLQD from the exons ATGCCTCCACTCTGGGCCCTGCTGGCCCTCGGCTGCCTGCGGTTCGGCTCGG CTGTGAACCTGCAGCCCCAACTGGCCAGTGTGACCTTCGCCACCAACAACCCCACACTTACCACTGTGGCCTTGGAAAAGCCTCTCTGCATGTTTGACAGCAAACAGGCCCTCACTGGCACCCACGAGGTCTACCTGTATGTCCTGGTCGACTCAG CCGTTTCCAGGAATGCCTCAGTGCAGGACAGCACCAACACCCCACTGGGCTCAACGTTCCTACAAACAGAGGGTGGGAGGACAGGTCCCTACAAAGCCGTGGCCTTTGACCTGATCCCCTGCAGTGATCTGCCCAGCCTGGATGCCATTGGGGATGTGTCCCAGGCCTCACAGATCCTGAATGCCTACCTGGTCAGGGTGGGTGCCAACAGGACCTGCCTGTGGGATCCCAACTTCCAGGGCCTCTGTAACCCACCCTTGTCAGCAGCCACGGAGTACAG GTTCAAGTATGTCCTGGTCAATATGTCCACGGGCTTGGTAGAGGACCAGACCCTGTGGTCGGACCCCATCCGCACCAACCAGC TCACCCCATACTCGACGATCGACACGTGGCCAGGCCGGCGGAGCGGAGGCATGATCGTCATCACTTccatcctgggctccctgccCTTCTTTCTACTTGTGGGTTTTGCTGGCACCATTGCCCTCAGCCTCGT GGACATGGGGAGTTCTGATGGGGAAACGACTCACGACTCCCAAATCACTCAGGAGGCTGTTCCCAAGTCGCTGGGGGCCTCGGAGTCTTCCTACACGTCCGTGAACCGGGGGCCGCCACTGGACAGGGCTGAGGTGTATTCCAGCAAGCTCCAGGACTGA
- the UPK3A gene encoding uroplakin-3a isoform X1: MFDSKQALTGTHEVYLYVLVDSAVSRNASVQDSTNTPLGSTFLQTEGGRTGPYKAVAFDLIPCSDLPSLDAIGDVSQASQILNAYLVRVGANRTCLWDPNFQGLCNPPLSAATEYRFKYVLVNMSTGLVEDQTLWSDPIRTNQLTPYSTIDTWPGRRSGGMIVITSILGSLPFFLLVGFAGTIALSLVDMGSSDGETTHDSQITQEAVPKSLGASESSYTSVNRGPPLDRAEVYSSKLQD; the protein is encoded by the exons ATGTTTGACAGCAAACAGGCCCTCACTGGCACCCACGAGGTCTACCTGTATGTCCTGGTCGACTCAG CCGTTTCCAGGAATGCCTCAGTGCAGGACAGCACCAACACCCCACTGGGCTCAACGTTCCTACAAACAGAGGGTGGGAGGACAGGTCCCTACAAAGCCGTGGCCTTTGACCTGATCCCCTGCAGTGATCTGCCCAGCCTGGATGCCATTGGGGATGTGTCCCAGGCCTCACAGATCCTGAATGCCTACCTGGTCAGGGTGGGTGCCAACAGGACCTGCCTGTGGGATCCCAACTTCCAGGGCCTCTGTAACCCACCCTTGTCAGCAGCCACGGAGTACAG GTTCAAGTATGTCCTGGTCAATATGTCCACGGGCTTGGTAGAGGACCAGACCCTGTGGTCGGACCCCATCCGCACCAACCAGC TCACCCCATACTCGACGATCGACACGTGGCCAGGCCGGCGGAGCGGAGGCATGATCGTCATCACTTccatcctgggctccctgccCTTCTTTCTACTTGTGGGTTTTGCTGGCACCATTGCCCTCAGCCTCGT GGACATGGGGAGTTCTGATGGGGAAACGACTCACGACTCCCAAATCACTCAGGAGGCTGTTCCCAAGTCGCTGGGGGCCTCGGAGTCTTCCTACACGTCCGTGAACCGGGGGCCGCCACTGGACAGGGCTGAGGTGTATTCCAGCAAGCTCCAGGACTGA